From the Flavobacterium gyeonganense genome, the window GCTACGTTTTTTATTCATTTTAAAGATAATGACTCAGAATCTTAATTATTTAGTGACATAGTATCTAGGAAAGAAAAAAAATCAAAAATCAATTTTTCAATTTCGAATTTAAAAAGTATTTTTGCGCATGCAACACAACGTACTTATTTTAGATTTCGGATCGCAATACACTCAGCTTATTGCGCGTAGAGTTCGCGAATTAAATATATTCTGCGAAATTTTTCCTTACAACCACTTTCCTAGTGATTTATCAAGTTATAAAGCCGTAATTTTAGGAGGAAGCCCTTTCTCTGTTAGAGGAGAAGATGCACCACATCCTGATTTATCGCAAATTAGAGGTAAAATGCCTTTGCTTGCCGTTTGTTACGGAGCTCAATATTTAGCTCATTTCAGCGGTGGAGAAGTGGCAGTTTCAAATACCAGAGAATACGGAAGAGCTAACTTGTCTTACATTAAAGAAAATGAAACTTTCTTCGAAGGAGTTTCAGAAAACAGCCAGGTTTGGATGAGCCATAGCGATAGTATCAAAGCGCTTCCAACAAATGCTGTAAAATTAGCAAGCACGCATGATGTAGAATACGCAGCTTACAAAATTCAAGGCGAAACTACTTATGCAATTCAATACCATCCTGAAGTTTTTCATTCTACAGATGGGTCAAAAATGCTGGAAAACTTCTTAGTTAAAATTGCTGAAGTTCCTCAAAACTTTACTCCAAACGCTTTCGTTGACGAAATGGTAGCAGAATTGAAAGAAAAACTAGGGAATGATAAAGTAGTTTTAGGTTTATCTGGAGGAGTAGATTCTACTGTAGCAGCAGTTTTATTAAACAAAGCAATTGGACAAAATTTATACTGCATTTTTGTTAACAACGGACTTTTACGTAAAAACGAATTCCAAAGTGTATTAGATCAATACAAAGGAATGGGATTAAACGTGAAAGGTGTAGATGCAGGAGATCGTTTTCTGGGTGAACTAGCCGGAATCAGCGATCCTGAAACCAAACGTAAAACTATTGGACGTGTATTTATTGAAGTTTTTGATGATGAATCACACTTGTTAGAAGACGTAAAATGGTTAGCGCAGGGAACAATTTATCCTGACGTAATCGAATCTGTTTCTGTAAAAGGACCATCTGCAACAATTAAATCGCACCACAATGTGGGCGGATTGCCGGATTATATGAAATTAAAAATTGTAGAACCGCTTAGAATGTTGTTTAAAGACGAAGTTCGCAGAGTAGGAGCTACATTAGGAATAGATCCTGAATTATTAGGAAGACATCCTTTCCCTGGACCTGGATTATCGATTAGAATCTTAGGAGATATTACACCTGAGAAAGTTAGAATCTTGCAAGACGTAGATTCTGTTTTCATCGAAGGATTAAAATCCTGGGGATTATACGACAAAGTCTGGCAGGCTGGAGCAATTTTGCTTCCGGTAAACAGTGTTGGGGTTATGGGCGATGAGCGTACTTACGAAAAAGTAGTAGCGCTTAGAGCTGTTGAATCAACAGATGGTATGACAGCTGACTGGGTTCATTTACCTTACGATTTCCTGATGAAAGTGTCAAACGACATTATCAACAAGGTAAAAGGCGTGAATCGTGTGGTTTATGATATAAGTTCAAAACCACCTGCAACAATTGAGTGGGAATAGTATTGTTTTTAAAATTAAGGTCTTACATTTGTAAGGCCTTAATTTTTTATAACCTACTATTTATGAGAGAACTTTTAACGATTTCTCTTGTGTTTATTTTGTCTTTTAACAAAATAGCTGCGCAAGATTCAATTATTGAGCACAAGATTCAAAAAGGGGAAACTGCTTATTTCATTGCCCAAAAGTATAAGGTTTCTGTAGATGAGATTTACAAACTCAATCCCGAATCAGAAAACGGAATCAAGGACAACCAAATTATCAAGATTCCCGTTCATTCTACACAAAAAATTAATCAGGACCAGCAAACTATTCATATTGTTGCTGAAAAAGAAACATTGTACGGTTTATCTAAAAAATATAATGTTTCTGTAGAAGCCCTTCAAAATGCTAATCCAATTCTTCCCAGCGGACTTCAGATAGGTCAGGAATTAATAATTCCTAAAAATGCTTCTAACGCTTCAAAAACTGAAATTACCACATCTTCTAAAGTTAAACATCAGGTTGTTGCTAAAGAATCATTGTTTAGTATTGCCAGACAATACAATGTTTCGGTTCAGGATCTTGAAAACTTAAATAAAGATTTACTCCTAAACGGATTACAAGTTGGTCAGACGATTGCGATTCCGAACAAAAGAAAAACGCTCGACGGAAGGGTTCGTGTCATTAATCAGGAAACTGTTTTTCATGTGGTTGAGCCTAAAGAAACTAAATTTTCGATTGCCAAAAGGTACGGTATTTCGATTGATCAACTGGAAACTCAAAATCCTGAAATCGTAAACGGACTGGTTGTCGGGAATAAATTAGCCATCAATACTACAGCAATTAAACCAGCTAACGAAAGTGAAGAACTGATGCTGGCTCTTGCCGAAAAGCAAGTTGTTGTTGAAAAAACAAAAGCAAAAACGGTTGAAATTGATGATTTAAAAGACAGATTGATTGTTCAGAAAGAAATGAATCAAAAAATCATAAAAATAAATGATCTGAAAATGAACCTGAATGATCTGAATGGTTCTAAAGAAAATTCGGTTGAGAAACTACGATTGGTTTTAGAGGCCAATAAGAATGTGCAGGATATTTTGATGGTAAAATTAGATTCATTGGTCAATACGATGAATAATGATTTAGTTGAATTAAAAAGAATGGATATTCTGAATGTTGATGAATCAAAACGATTAGAAAAACAATCCTATGAGAGTATTGGTAAGACGACTGAACTATCTTCGGGACTTAAAAAGGAATTGGCTGAAAACCGAAAAGCATACGCTGATTTAATGAATAAAGTTGAAAAGATAGCTGTTGAGGAAAATCAGGAATATAAGAAAAAAATCCGCGAAAGCGAAAAAAAGAACAATGCTACCTCAATACAGCAGCGACTTTCATTAGAAGAAATTAAGCGATATAAAATTGATCAGGAACAAGGAGATGCAAAAAATCAGCTTTTAATTGCAAAAATTGACTCGCTGGATATTCAGAAAAAAATCGAGATAAAACGTCATATCAGCAAAGCTTCTTATTATAGTATGGAAGCCAGGAAATTTGATGATAAACTGGCTTTGGTAAAACTAAAGAAATATCAGGATGAAGCTGTTAAAAAATCAAATGGTGCAGAAACTTCAAAAATTGTTTCATTGGAGGAAATGAAAAAGGAACTCAAAGAAAATCCGTTTAAAAACGAGAAAAACATAAAAATCGAAGTTTTTGATAATCTTAAAGAAGTTTCAAACGGATATTATTTGGTTTTAGGTACATTTACAGATGCTGCCCCGCGGGATCAATTCATCATCAAACTCATTGATTCAGGCGATTTTAATGCGAGTTTCTTTTTTAATATTAATAGTCTTTCTTATTATGTTTATTCCGATAAATACAATAATATGGAAGAAGTGCTGTACCAATGCAAGAAAAGGGAAGAAGATGAGTTATATAAAAATATCATTATTGCTAAGGCAGAAATTGATCTCAGGTAATAATTAGTAAAGAATTAACTTTCGGTCTGATTTTTGTTTTAATCAGAAATTAGTATCTTGTTCACATTAAAGAATAATTGTTTTTAACATCTATTATGAAATATTTTTTCACCGTATTTTCTATTGTTTTTTTTATGACGTGTTCGGCTTTTTCTCAGGGAAAGGTCATTAAATACACTGTTTCAGCAGGGGAAACAATCAATCAGATTGCTCAAAAATTTAAGGTCACACCTTATGATATTTATGAATTAAATCCTGACGCAAGAACTTCTTTAAAACCAAACACAGTTTTATTGATTCCGAATAACAGCGGAAAAACGGCATCGGTTAAAAAAGATGAAAATTTAACCAAAAAGACAGGAAACACGAAAGAAGTTATTCATGAAGTACTGCCAAAAGAAACTTTTTCAGTATCAGAAAAAAATATGACATTTCTGAAGAAGATTTGAAAGCTGCTAATCCGTTTTTGGAAAAAACAGGTGTTCAGATTGGTCAGAAACTGGTAATTCCGGCAAAAGGTTTTGCTTCAAAAAGTGGTTCATCATTGGATAAAAAAGCAAAAGATAAAGGAACTGAAAAATATGTTTATCATGATGTTGTAGCAAAAGAAACTAAATTTTCTATTGCAAAACAATACGGAATTACAATTGAAGATTTAGAAAAACGTAATCCTGATATTGTTTCGAATTTACCTGTTGGATATCGTTTGACTATAAAAGGAACGGCTCCAAAATCAGAAAATACAACTTCAGTTGCAAATGCAGCAAAACCTGCTGAAGGTAAAAAGTCTGCTGAAACTTCAAAAAAAGTAACTACTTATATGGAGTATCAGGTAAAACCAAAAGAAACTTTCTACAGTTTAGGAAGAACATTTCATCTTACTCAGGAGGAGTTGACAGAATTAAATCCATCACTTTCAGAAGGAGTAAAGGAAGGTATGGTGCTTAAAGTTCCATCAGGTTATTTAGCTCCCGTACCAATTATTGTAAAAGAAGAAGCAAAACAAACTGAAAAGCCGACAGAAAATAAAGGTGGAATTCAAATTCTTGAAAAAGTAAAATCTGCTGATCCGGAAGTGGTTGAATTGAGTAAAAAGAGAGGTCAGAACGAACGTAAAAAGCTAGTTTTGCTATTGCCTTTTAATATAGCCAAAATTCAAAATGATACAGTAGGATTTGCTAATCGTGTAAAAACGGATAAGTTTTTAAACATGACCCTGGATTTTTATTCAGGAGCAATGATGGCAATTGATTCGGCAAAAACTTTAAAACTGCCAATTGATATTTCAATTTATGATTCGCAGGAGACAAAAAGCACTTCAAATATTCCGAGTCTTATTACGCAAAATAAATTGCAGGATGCCGATGCAATTATTGGTCCATTTTATCAAACCAATGCAGAAACAACGGCTAATACATTACGTTTACATAATGTTCCTGTGATTTCTCCGTTGTCGAAAGATTCTGCCAATCCGATTGATAACTTGTATCAGTCAATACCAACAAACGATGTAGTCAGAAATACAGTTTTTGATTATATGCGTTCTAAAAATGGTAATATTGTAGCGGTAGTTGATAAGAAAAAAGAATCAGTTATTAACTATATCAAACAAAACCAAAAAGGTGTTGCCTTTGCCTCTTTAACTGAAACAGGTGGTTTGGACGTTGCCAGTCTGAAAAGTTTATTAATGCCAAACAAAATGAATTATGTGGTAATGGAGACTGCTAATACAGCCATGGTAAAATACACGATTAAAGCTCTGATTGAAGCACAAAAAACATGTCAGATACAATTGGTAATTTTAGAGCCAAACAGTACGCTGGATACGGATGAAATCTATTTTGAAAATCTGGTAAAATTAAAATTGATGTATCCGTCAGTTTCCCGTGAAAGCGACGAATCACGGGTTTTAATTTTTGAAAAAGAATACAGGCTGAAAAATAAAGTAAATCCAAATACGTATGCAACACGTGGATTTGATGTAACTTTTGATACCATGATGCGTCTGGTTCAGGGGAAAACATACCAGGAAACAGCCGATTTAATGACAACTGAGCAGGTTGATAATAAATTTCAATATTATAAAAAAGAAGATGGCGGACACGCAAACAAAGGTGTTTACATTTTATATTACGATTCAGATTTAACTTTAAAAGTAGCAAATTAATGACATCCAAAGTAACCTATTTAGGCGATTTAAGAACGAAATCAATACATGTGCAATCGGGAAGCGAAATCATCTCGGATGCACCATTAGATAATAACGGAAAAGGGGAAGCATTTTCTCCAACAGATACAGTGGCAAATGCTTTGGCAAGCTGTATGTTTACCATTATGGGAATTAAAGCCCGTGATTTAAATGTAGATTTAGTTAATTCTACAGCTGAAGTTACTAAAATTATGAATGCTGAACCAAGAAGAATTGGTGCTATCGAAATTGTTTTTGAACTGATAAGTAATGCTGATGAAAAAAACAAAACAATTTTGGAACGTGCCGCAATGACATGCCCGGTGTTTTTGAGCCTTCACCCGGATATCGAAAAAAGAATTATTTTCAACTGGAAATAAAACATAATTACAGACTTTAAAGAAGCAAGAAAGAGGATGAATTTGTATCCTTTTTTCTTGCTTCTTTTTTCTTTTTGAAAAATGGAACAGGATAAAAAACAACTTATAAAATTAGCCCATACTAAAATGCCTTTCGGAAAATATGAAGGACGTTTTTTAATTGATTTACCCGAATATTATGTGGTATGGTATCATAACAAAGGTTTTCCAAAAGGAGAATTAGGTCAGCAGCTTCAGCTTATTTATGAATTGAAATTAAATGGGCTTGAAGAGTTAATCAGAAATATTAAAAAGCAATATCCTAAGCCTAATTAATGAGAATATTCAAAAGAATGGCTATTTAAAAGTTGAAATTGTCAATAACGGAAACATGTTATCATTCTATTTGAAAATTTGCAAATTATCTCATTCTCTAATTGATAAATTGTCTAATTTAATTTGTACTTTTGCCAAGTTTTTTACACAACTACAATACAAACAATTACAGAATGAATCAAACAAAATATATTTTTGTTACAGGAGGTGTGACCTCTTCATTAGGAAAAGGAATTATTGCGGCATCTTTGGCAAAATTGTTACAAGGAAGAGGATATCGTACCACTATTCAAAAATTTGATCCTTATATTAATGTGGACCCGGGAACATTAAATCCTTATGAACACGGAGAATGTTATGTTACTGATGATGGTG encodes:
- the guaA gene encoding glutamine-hydrolyzing GMP synthase; this encodes MQHNVLILDFGSQYTQLIARRVRELNIFCEIFPYNHFPSDLSSYKAVILGGSPFSVRGEDAPHPDLSQIRGKMPLLAVCYGAQYLAHFSGGEVAVSNTREYGRANLSYIKENETFFEGVSENSQVWMSHSDSIKALPTNAVKLASTHDVEYAAYKIQGETTYAIQYHPEVFHSTDGSKMLENFLVKIAEVPQNFTPNAFVDEMVAELKEKLGNDKVVLGLSGGVDSTVAAVLLNKAIGQNLYCIFVNNGLLRKNEFQSVLDQYKGMGLNVKGVDAGDRFLGELAGISDPETKRKTIGRVFIEVFDDESHLLEDVKWLAQGTIYPDVIESVSVKGPSATIKSHHNVGGLPDYMKLKIVEPLRMLFKDEVRRVGATLGIDPELLGRHPFPGPGLSIRILGDITPEKVRILQDVDSVFIEGLKSWGLYDKVWQAGAILLPVNSVGVMGDERTYEKVVALRAVESTDGMTADWVHLPYDFLMKVSNDIINKVKGVNRVVYDISSKPPATIEWE
- a CDS encoding LysM peptidoglycan-binding domain-containing protein, giving the protein MRELLTISLVFILSFNKIAAQDSIIEHKIQKGETAYFIAQKYKVSVDEIYKLNPESENGIKDNQIIKIPVHSTQKINQDQQTIHIVAEKETLYGLSKKYNVSVEALQNANPILPSGLQIGQELIIPKNASNASKTEITTSSKVKHQVVAKESLFSIARQYNVSVQDLENLNKDLLLNGLQVGQTIAIPNKRKTLDGRVRVINQETVFHVVEPKETKFSIAKRYGISIDQLETQNPEIVNGLVVGNKLAINTTAIKPANESEELMLALAEKQVVVEKTKAKTVEIDDLKDRLIVQKEMNQKIIKINDLKMNLNDLNGSKENSVEKLRLVLEANKNVQDILMVKLDSLVNTMNNDLVELKRMDILNVDESKRLEKQSYESIGKTTELSSGLKKELAENRKAYADLMNKVEKIAVEENQEYKKKIRESEKKNNATSIQQRLSLEEIKRYKIDQEQGDAKNQLLIAKIDSLDIQKKIEIKRHISKASYYSMEARKFDDKLALVKLKKYQDEAVKKSNGAETSKIVSLEEMKKELKENPFKNEKNIKIEVFDNLKEVSNGYYLVLGTFTDAAPRDQFIIKLIDSGDFNASFFFNINSLSYYVYSDKYNNMEEVLYQCKKREEDELYKNIIIAKAEIDLR
- a CDS encoding LysM peptidoglycan-binding domain-containing protein, whose amino-acid sequence is MKYFFTVFSIVFFMTCSAFSQGKVIKYTVSAGETINQIAQKFKVTPYDIYELNPDARTSLKPNTVLLIPNNSGKTASVKKDENLTKKTGNTKEVIHEVLPKETFSVSEKNMTFLKKI
- a CDS encoding PBP1 and LysM peptidoglycan-binding domain-containing protein, whose amino-acid sequence is MKAANPFLEKTGVQIGQKLVIPAKGFASKSGSSLDKKAKDKGTEKYVYHDVVAKETKFSIAKQYGITIEDLEKRNPDIVSNLPVGYRLTIKGTAPKSENTTSVANAAKPAEGKKSAETSKKVTTYMEYQVKPKETFYSLGRTFHLTQEELTELNPSLSEGVKEGMVLKVPSGYLAPVPIIVKEEAKQTEKPTENKGGIQILEKVKSADPEVVELSKKRGQNERKKLVLLLPFNIAKIQNDTVGFANRVKTDKFLNMTLDFYSGAMMAIDSAKTLKLPIDISIYDSQETKSTSNIPSLITQNKLQDADAIIGPFYQTNAETTANTLRLHNVPVISPLSKDSANPIDNLYQSIPTNDVVRNTVFDYMRSKNGNIVAVVDKKKESVINYIKQNQKGVAFASLTETGGLDVASLKSLLMPNKMNYVVMETANTAMVKYTIKALIEAQKTCQIQLVILEPNSTLDTDEIYFENLVKLKLMYPSVSRESDESRVLIFEKEYRLKNKVNPNTYATRGFDVTFDTMMRLVQGKTYQETADLMTTEQVDNKFQYYKKEDGGHANKGVYILYYDSDLTLKVAN
- a CDS encoding OsmC family protein, whose translation is MTSKVTYLGDLRTKSIHVQSGSEIISDAPLDNNGKGEAFSPTDTVANALASCMFTIMGIKARDLNVDLVNSTAEVTKIMNAEPRRIGAIEIVFELISNADEKNKTILERAAMTCPVFLSLHPDIEKRIIFNWK
- a CDS encoding DUF3820 family protein yields the protein MEQDKKQLIKLAHTKMPFGKYEGRFLIDLPEYYVVWYHNKGFPKGELGQQLQLIYELKLNGLEELIRNIKKQYPKPN